The stretch of DNA aaactacTAGTTGTGACCAAACTTTACCTCTAACCAAAAGGTCCAATTCTCATGGCTGGCTCCGCTAAGCCGACATATATATGAAGGTGGACCGCCATCGACTGTTTCAGGAGCTGTACAGGATTCACGAGGTCAAAAGTGATATAACAAAAGAGAAATTACTTTAGACCAAAATCAGGTGGAACTGGAGAGAATTTTCGTACCTGGAAGAATATTATCTGCAAATGACCAACTGGATAGAGGACCAGTAATGTTGAGGACTGCAACCCAAACCTCCTCTAAGGAACTGAAAGGAAGACAACCCATGAAGATGTTTAAATCCTTACACTGAAAACATAGTCAGAGACGTCATGGAATCTGCGTTTTCAATGATCTCTAAACAAACTAATGGACCATTTGCATCTATCTATGTACTGCATGTTAATGCCCCATCAAATCAGGGGAAAtcaagaggaggaggaggaggcccacttccaaagttaacttTGTTCACTTATATCATTTCATATGTTTCAATCATGTGAAAGAATAACTTTGACTATAGTGATAACAAAATTATGCTGAACTTTTTTGCCTGATAAGCAAAGTCATACATAGAAGACACCTTGTTGCATGCTTTGGTTCTTCCCCTATCTTTGGGTGCATACCATACATACATGTACCAATCATGCCTTACAAAGAGTGTTGACTTTTGAAGTCTTCAGAGATTACATGATCAGTTCTGCACTGATGAAAACACAAATGCCAGGGTAGATGAGCATCTGTGCATGGAAGCATAATCTTTACAACTGAATGAAACCAGATTACAGGGATACAAAGTTCAAACAGCAGAAAGTCTACAAAAAGTATAGCTCTTAAAATCTTCATAGGTCCAACAGATTTGCAttaagcgattttgtgtgcAGGAAAATCtacatttattataaaaacatgAAACTTTATGACTTCCAATATTAACTATGGCATTGTTTTTAAAAGCACATGAAAATGTTCCTACATGTTTATGCAGATCAATGTAACTTCATAGATAACACTACATTTCAACACCTTACCCTAAAGAAAGTTCCAAGTAAACCCTTCGAGATCCGTCGCTAGATATCGTATGTGGCTTATGAATAGACAAATGGGGGAAGTATGAATACTGCTTAAGGACATCGTCACTTTTTGTAGGAAGCTTCAAGCTTCTTGAGAACAAAAGAGAAACTGGAAATAGCGCCTGTAAAAGAAACAGATCCtctgatttttttcatttcactcattAACACCCATGAGTCAACATAAACCTTGAAATTATATAAAGCAATATTGAAAGTTGCTTTATATTATGAAATTATCCTTGGTGGGAATATACCAACATTCATAAATTCAACAAAGAATAGCAAACCCCAATATTTGTGCCAGGtgcttttgttttattgttttggcCAAAAGTCACGTGTTAAGAAGACCAGTTTAAGTATCAATGAGGAGTAAAAGTAGCTTTTGCTTAATCCCATGAccatttgttgcaacaaaaCATTTGGTTGACAAATATGCTATCTGACAGAGAGTTTTCTTTGCATGATAGTATACTAATATTGCTCAGATCTCAAatcaattttttacataattgatTCGGGTATACATAATACATTGCTACTGTGCAGGGATGAAGGGACTGCCAATTGAGAAATTAGCTATGTTTGAAATGGAAAAGGCCAAAACTCATGCCTTTGTAAGGCATACAAGGCCATCTAATTCATCCCATGACTTCAGATTAGCTTAAAACTTTAGTGCATAGTTTCAAAGTCTCCAAGTCACATACCATCCAAGTCTCCCGGTGAGGCAATGTTGcagtttcaaaagaaaactccGAACCAATGTGCAATTCATTTGCCACTTCAGGTGCATAGTCGAAAACAAAAGCTAAAGAATTCGAATCCAGTACAGAAAAATCGTAAGTGCAGTCCAGAACCTGATTTCCATCTGCAATCCCAAAATAAAACAGCTTTTTTATATGAGATAACCAATGGAGTACAACAGCTTTTTTATATGAGATTATGAGGTAACCAATCAggagtttcctttttttttttcttttgggggggTAGCTGAGACCACTGCTAGTAACGTAAGAGGTGTGGAAACAGTATACATGATGGGTTGAAAGTGTAATGCTAGCTAAGTATAACAGTCTCTAACTTGTCAGATATTACAAAGCTTAGAAGTCCTGTTTGATAGCCTTTTTCGGAAATAGTTTTTAAAAGCCTGTTTCagggaataaaaaaaactatgatGTTCTCTAGTTCATTCTAAATATGACATTTTTGTTTGAACTATGATGTTTCaaagaaatagtttttaaaatctcttttcTGGAAATAATCTATTAAACTACGGTGTTTACTATTTCATTCAGTAGAATAAAATACTGGCAGCTTCAGTACCTGCAGTAAGAACGGTATGCTGAAAGATAACCCTCTTAGGTGCATCCATGCTGTAAGGAAAGAATTGCGATGACACAGCCAAGGCAAGCACGCTAAGATGcagcaaaaattgaaaaattgatgACCTTGCCAACCAATGACCGCATATAGGTATTAGGGGGCCCACACAGAAACCAGTTGCAACTCCAATTAATGCTGCCACTATTATATCTGGAAGAAAATATCCTGAAAGCAAAATATTTGATTACTATTACTACTACCAGTACCATTAATTTTGCTATGGTGATAATCAAGAGTCTGCttgtcattattatttatctcaTTGTTGTTgctaaaaatttttattaagtattAGAATCATTACTACTACCAGTACCATTAAGTTTGCAAAGATTTATATGGTTATGGTCGCTATGAttattactcttaaaataatgattaaagTCATATATTCCCTTAAGCTTAAAAGGACAATTGATGATTTAACTTGATATTTGAACAAAAGTCTTAAGTTCGAACCCTAACTCTACACTTTGCCCCATCTCAATTAACATTCAACGTATTAGAACGACTTATTAAAGGCAAATCTGTCCCacaattaaatgattaattcaTCTTTCCTCATCAGCTCAAACATTGCATTTAAACAGCCttatataaaacaatttaaagCCTTCATAAGAAGTTCTAAACTTCAGACTTCAAACTTTACATTGATATATTgaacttttaacaaaaatattttacacatttttcatcAAAATGTATGAATAAAATTCACCCAATCAGGGCAATGCAGCAGCTGTGAATAAGATATAATTCAACTAGTTCATAGAGTTTCtcccaataaaaataatattagttgtAAGGCAAGATCCATTTTTCAAGTAAATGGAAACATCTGATTGCTTAACTTTAACTGCCACATCTATCCAAGTGCACACCGAGTGGCAGTGAATAATTAGCAGTGAAGAAAAATATAGGAGTTCAGAAACACTAACCAAAAGGTGGAGGAACAGCGCCCATCATACCCATCCTCTCAATCAAAAATTGAGCAAGAAAACCCGCAAAGTAAACAGAGTAAGTAAGGAATGGAATCAGAGGTATCATGTAAAACACTGTTGACctgataaaaacaaaattaatcagATCCCACTTTTAAATATGCCATTACTTTTAACTCCACCTGGACATAAGATATAGAACcttaatgagagagagagagagagagagagagagagagggagagagagagggagtgggagtgggagggagggagggagaacaatgtgtcccaaaaataaaaatgtaattaaggtttttttcttattttaaaagaagaaatcaacaaaggaacaaacaaataaatggaAACAGAACGAGATAGAGTATGACAAAGTTTCGAAGTCCCAAATTCATATTTAACAATCAGCTATAAACTGGATTTACCAAAGACTTAACTCCGCAATCTCTGTGCTGAAATAAAAGTCATGGCATGGTGCAACAGTTCATGGCAAGAATTGCAACAGTTCCGTTGCTGGATTTACTAGAggatattttcatttatataaaaaaatctatccaTCAGGAATATTAGTAAGGAGaacttttatctatttaaaatacaaaaaaagtatGTAATTCTGCTAATTATATCCATATTGTTTACAGAGGAGAGATGAGTCTAGAACAATGGAAAGCCTCGCACACAATTGACCATTCAATCCACCAATAAGGTTTTGTCCCATAACTCCAGAGGACAACATAGAAAGTCCTTTGATACATCTCGATCATTTCACTGACGTTGTCAAAacttgtataaaattatttaggtACAAATTGTAGCAATAACGAAACTGGCAACCCATCACCATTCCCACAATATATACACGGTTGTTTTCCCAATAGGTCAACTACCTAACTTCTTCAAGACAAGGTTCCCAAAACTTAGAAGCCAAAGAGTTCATACCCCGGGGAAGCCCAATACATTCTTTTTTGCCTTCTTTGGTTGGGCTGAAGCTCATTAGACTTCTAAGCTAAATAAACTGCCATAGGTGATGTGGGATCTTAGAAACATTGTTTGCTatgattgcaaaaaaaaaaaaaaaaaaaagtagttttaGAGGACATTTGCCTAATACAGTATTGTAGAAGACATTTGCATAATGCAGTAGGAAATTCGCTACACATGAGAAAACATCCCTAACATAATAGCCTTTCAAATGAACAGCTGGTAAAATTGACATAAGACTCggagaagaaagaaatcaaACTGACCGCCCTTAAATGCATACCTGAATGGTTGACAACTATAAGATTTTGACAAGCAAAAGGAAGCCCATGCAGCAAGCATAGAAGCGGACACAAAAAAAGTCAAGAAGCCTCCACACAGACCAGCTAAAAGATAAGCCTGCTTTTTACAAAGggtatttagatatttttaaattttctttctgTTCCAAGATATCTACATTTGagtaataaaattaatcaaagtGGCCAATACTTACCAAAGTTAATATGGCATAAAACCCAAATGCTCCCCAAAATCTTGCTTCATCAGATAATACCTACAAGATTTATCTTCCAGATCAATGCTAAGGTAACCACATTAAGCATCTGTGGTAGATATATAAACCCTAACCAGGGAATGATCCCATCAAAATTTAAGTCAGTTTTCAAATACCAGCATCACATGTCCAACACTTTGGATTCCATCCCATGAACATTTGAAGGAAATGAACAAATGgataagggctcgtttggatagcgagatgagatggttttagatgagttgaataaaatattgtgagaatattttttttaataatattattgctttgggatttgaaaaggttgaattgtttattatattttgtgtgggaatttgaaaaagttgcaatgatgagatgagatgaggtgagatagttttagtatccaaacgagccctaaatctTAGCAAGATCCACTACAGCTAATTGTGCTGAAACCGTtacaaaatgagagagagaaagagagagagagagagagagagagagagatccagcCAGTAAGCcagaaatatttagaaaaaataaaagataggaTCTATGACAGACATATATGACAATATTGGCCTTGATCAAGGagtgtataaaaaaattcaacattaaGTGTACCTCTCTAGATGTCTTAAGAAGTGAAATGCCTTGAAAGAGGGGTACACAACTCCAAACAAATCTTGGAATTAACAGACCAGCAAGTGAACAAGGGACAAACATCATGAAAGCCAAGTATGGATGAGCAAACCTGCATTACGGTTCAACATGTCAAGAACCTTGCAAATGCACCAATACCAGAGATTTCAAATACTTAGATCTTGAAATGGGAACCAGAGATATTTGAAAGAGCTGGGGTTATTTTTGCGGAAGATTCTATAAGTTTAAGACCAGAACATTAGAtggaatttttcttaaaaaaccaTACTATTTCAATACATCATCCGAAATCTTGCCAAATTTATCACTTAGTTCTTAACCGAATCCTACCAGATCTCCTCTCAGGCATGATCAAGACTCGAGTAAGTAGAGTCAGAGGACGCAGTTAGATGGGTTGATACGTGAGAAATTACATGCTAGCATTGGTCACTTGATTTAGCCATGACTTTCACAATAGCTGTAATATGCTACTGGTTCAACCAGAGAAACAGACAAGGTATCATCCAGCATAAGGAAGAGCCGCATTGATGACAACAGGTTTTATCAGCAGAACTGAAGTGCCTTGAAATCAAagattataaaacaaaactacaaagaagagaaaaaataggAACCCATGGATAATCAGAAAGCTAttcatttcaataataatataaagaacaatatgcacaaaacaaaatttaaaaggaagaggctatccaaaaaatatatcaacCCACCAGCTCATTGGATGACTAGAGAACAGCAACCTTAGGATGGAACATAAAATTGGAATAATAATTGCAAGAATAATCCCAGCAAAATGGAATAGTATTCCtgaaaatcaataatttttcaagttaaaaaaaatctccaagttATGTCAATGCTGAGTATTGAGATAATGAGTacttaacaagaaaatattataataaattgaaGAACATGAAAAGAGCCGTGGGAATCCTTTTTCAATAGATTGACATTGACCATTTACCTCTTGTAAAATCACAGATGATTGCAAACCAAGAACGCAACCCAGAATACAGTAAACACAAAATGAATGGCACAATAAGGAAGATGGCGATAGGAATACTATGAAGTACCACAGCTACCCTTCTTGAATAGAATATCTGAGTGATTCATGacacagaagagagagagagagagagagaagccacaTTATTAATCACATAGGATCATACTTTTAAGACAACTTATGTATCATAATTGCATCATAAACCATAAATTATAAGCATACCATGAACCATGTTAAGTAATCAAAGAAAACAGATCGTTCATCTGCATCAGTAGCAACCAGAAGTTCTCTATCGTGGGGGTTTCGTAGCTTAGAAGAATTGGTGAAGGCCTTCATTAGGCTGAATAAATTTTCTCCGCGTGCTTGGATGCTTCCAGGTCTGGAGACATTAGGATGTATAAGAGGAAGTCTTCAAGGacaaaatagaatatatattcCAATTAAGTGAATATGTACCAAAATAGAAGATGTAATGCATACAATAGTCTCTCCATTGTATCATAGGAGGTATGATAAAAATAACCACCAAGGAGAAAGATAATATCCAGCCCAGGAATATTGCCAAAATCTTGGGAAAATATTCGATAATCTGTGTCTCCTGGAATAACAGGAAAAACATCCTGCATACAAAAAGATCCTTTGCAATTAAATCAGTAATATTGAAACAGAATATAGCTGCAGCCAAGGCACATTAAAATGTTGAGGAGATACGAACACATCCACATatccacatgcatgcataccaCACACACAAAGGTCGACGaaagattgtaaatataatcCATTGCCCCAACCTCAGTATCAAC from Juglans microcarpa x Juglans regia isolate MS1-56 chromosome 3S, Jm3101_v1.0, whole genome shotgun sequence encodes:
- the LOC121257345 gene encoding endoplasmic reticulum metallopeptidase 1-like isoform X2 — protein: MAWRLSTADVCGFKFLISLAVMYGLMAMLAYSVLHMKFIKPLGIQAPLDRFSEARALQHVRILSKEIDGRQEGRPGLREAAHYIKGQLETTKERAGSHIRLDVEESIVNGSFKMIFLGHSITMAYRNHTNIVMRISSADSKDTDPSLLLNGHFDSPLGSPGAGDCGSCVASMLEVARLTVDSGWVPPRPIIFLFNGAEELFMLGSHGFMKTHKWHDTVGAFINVEASGTGGLDLVCQSGPGSWPSQVYAQSAVYPMAHSAAQDVFPVIPGDTDYRIFSQDFGNIPGLDIIFLLGGYFYHTSYDTMERLLPGSIQARGENLFSLMKAFTNSSKLRNPHDRELLVATDADERSVFFDYLTWFMIFYSRRVAVVLHSIPIAIFLIVPFILCLLYSGLRSWFAIICDFTRGILFHFAGIILAIIIPILCSILRLLFSSHPMSWFAHPYLAFMMFVPCSLAGLLIPRFVWSCVPLFQGISLLKTSREVLSDEARFWGAFGFYAILTLAYLLAGLCGGFLTFFVSASMLAAWASFCLSKSYSCQPFRSTVFYMIPLIPFLTYSVYFAGFLAQFLIERMGYFLPDIIVAALIGVATGFCVGPLIPICGHWLARSSIFQFLLHLSVLALAVSSQFFPYSMDAPKRVIFQHTVLTADGNQVLDCTYDFSVLDSNSLAFVFDYAPEVANELHIGSEFSFETATLPHRETWMALFPVSLLFSRSLKLPTKSDDVLKQYSYFPHLSIHKPHTISSDGSRRVYLELSLGSLEEVWVAVLNITGPLSSWSFADNILPAPETVDGGPPSYICRLSGASHENWTFWLEASSSEDLRVEVAVLEQKLVDAAKKLKSLFPDWVDVTAYSSFMSSYIF
- the LOC121257345 gene encoding endoplasmic reticulum metallopeptidase 1-like isoform X1 — protein: MAWRLSTADVCGFKFLISLAVMYGLMAMLAYSVLHMKFIKPLGIQAPLDRFSEARALQHVRILSKEIDGRQEGRPGLREAAHYIKGQLETTKERAGSHIRLDVEESIVNGSFKMIFLGHSITMAYRNHTNIVMRISSADSKDTDPSLLLNGHFDSPLGSPGAGDCGSCVASMLEVARLTVDSGWVPPRPIIFLFNGAEELFMLGSHGFMKTHKWHDTVGAFINVEASGTGGLDLVCQSGPGSWPSQVYAQSAVYPMAHSAAQDVFPVIPGDTDYRIFSQDFGNIPGLDIIFLLGGYFYHTSYDTMERLLPGSIQARGENLFSLMKAFTNSSKLRNPHDRELLVATDADERSVFFDYLTWFMIFYSRRVAVVLHSIPIAIFLIVPFILCLLYSGLRSWFAIICDFTRGILFHFAGIILAIIIPILCSILRLLFSSHPMSWFAHPYLAFMMFVPCSLAGLLIPRFVWSCVPLFQGISLLKTSREVLSDEARFWGAFGFYAILTLAYLLAGLCGGFLTFFVSASMLAAWASFCLSKSYSCQPFRSTVFYMIPLIPFLTYSVYFAGFLAQFLIERMGMMGAVPPPFGYFLPDIIVAALIGVATGFCVGPLIPICGHWLARSSIFQFLLHLSVLALAVSSQFFPYSMDAPKRVIFQHTVLTADGNQVLDCTYDFSVLDSNSLAFVFDYAPEVANELHIGSEFSFETATLPHRETWMALFPVSLLFSRSLKLPTKSDDVLKQYSYFPHLSIHKPHTISSDGSRRVYLELSLGSLEEVWVAVLNITGPLSSWSFADNILPAPETVDGGPPSYICRLSGASHENWTFWLEASSSEDLRVEVAVLEQKLVDAAKKLKSLFPDWVDVTAYSSFMSSYIF